A portion of the Lolium rigidum isolate FL_2022 chromosome 1, APGP_CSIRO_Lrig_0.1, whole genome shotgun sequence genome contains these proteins:
- the LOC124684726 gene encoding disease resistance protein RPM1-like, giving the protein MADTLSLVLRKVALFLGETVSEKLGTELVEVASVRTDFEYRMKRTESELVILQAFIGQVNTHNVGDKTFEAWLGQVTTVAHQVEDIIDEYSFLTSQAAVINNFFKRKFHKAKSFAAWQSLSNQIDEVETRIQRISTMKDRYDISVEEPGKNSTLQNARQLSLSDSAYLSDDAELVGNASEIKRLKQWLLSEQQDQSVMSILGMGGLGKTTIASSLYKNQQISRAFDCYAWVTLSLNYQVEDLMRQIMKQLIDQRSHMASGIETMSRVGIIGELQSYLRDKKYLIVLDDVWDTNDWLYFNAALVRNNRGSRVLVTTRKKDVASVANDGFVVELKILPYTEAWHLFCQKAFRRLDDKICPVNLRPWAEKIVKKCQGLPLALIAIGSLLSYRELEEQEWSSLHNQLSWQLANSPELSWIMGILNLSLNDLPGYLKNCFLYCSLFPEDYKIKRRWICRLWVTEGLVEERGAGTTMEEVAECYLNELTRRSLLEVAERNAHGRARSFQMHDLVRDACLTVASREKFAVVYGASGINQVTSEARRLFVQKDARSLKVAAASQIRSFILLDTQVASTWIHDISSNFRLIRVLCLRFANIHQVPGVVSDLLNLHYLDLAHTKVKHIPASFGKLRNLQVLDLRFSYVEQLPWEITLLTKLRHLYVYMVHDVQERIFDCFSATNILGNICCLENLQTLQSVSANRDMITQLGNLTLMRSLAIMKVRQNYIAELWGSLAKMPSLSRLIIFANSKDEVLNLEMLKPLPNLKLFWLRGRLYDGVLPQIFASFEKLATLKLDCCFLKKDPISSFAHMLNLVDLKLYKTYDGEQLKFRAGWFPKLSSLDLGGMEHLNSIEIEECTMKVLHTLEMVGLRDLNAVPQGIKHIKTLQKMLLIDMPKEFIDRLQGADSYIVQHISNIQSFESSNSQEVNKLVLLPHLAKKYGTGWWELS; this is encoded by the exons ATGGCAGACACACTATCTCTTGTTCTCAGAAAAGTAGCTCTGTTCCTCGGAGAAACAGTGTCGGAGAAGCTGGGCACAGAGCTAGTGGAGGTAGCATCGGTTCGGACAGATTTCGAGTATCGCATGAAAAGGACCGAGAGCGAGTTAGTGATTCTGCAGGCATTTATCGGTCAGGTTAACACACATAACGTTGGCGACAAGACATTTGAGGCCTGGCTGGGCCAAGTTACAACTGTTGCCCATCAGGTAGAAGACATAATTGACGAATATAGTTTCCTCACTTCTCAAGCTGCGGTCATAAACAACTTCTTCAAGAGGAAATTCCATAAGGCCAAGAGCTTTGCAGCATGGCAGAGCCTGTCAAACCAGATTGATGAAGTAGAAACTCGAATTCAGCGGATATCCACAATGAAGGATCGTTATGATATATCTGTAGAAGAACCAGGCAAGAATAGCACACTGCAGAATGCCAGACAGCTCTCTCTATCAGATTCTGCTTATCTATCTGATGATGCCGAGTTAGTGGGCAATGCCAGTGAAATTAAAAGGTTGAAGCAATGGCTACTCTCAGAGCAACAAGACCAATCGGTCATGTCAATTCTTGGTATGGGAGGTCTAGGCAAAACCACCATAGCAAGCAGTCTCTACAAAAACCAACAAATTAGTAGAGCGTTTGACTGTTATGCGTGGGTGACTCTATCTCTGAATTATCAAGTTGAGGACCTGATGAGACAAATCATGAAGCAGCTGATAGACCAAAGATCCCACATGGCTAGTGGTATCGAGACAATGAGTCGTGTAGGAATAATAGGGGAACTTCAGAGCTACCTACGGGACAAGAAATATTTGATTGTCCTGGATGATGTATGGGATACAAATGACTGGTTATATTTTAATGCTGCACTTGTTAGAAACAATCGTGGAAGTAGAGTGCTAGTGACAACTCGCAAAAAAGATGTTGCTTCCGTAGCAAATGATGGATTTGTTGTGGAGCTTAAAATTCTCCCGTATACTGAAGCATGGCACCTATTCTGTCAAAAGGCATTCCGTAGATTAGACGACAAAATATGCCCAGTAAATCTGAGGCCTTGGGCAGAGAAAATTGTGAAAAAGTGCCAAGGACTTCCACTGGCTCTCATCGCAATTGGGAGCCTGTTATCGTACCGAGAATTAGAGGAGCAAGAGTGGAGCTCTCTACACAACCAACTTAGCTGGCAATTAGCTAACAGTCCAGAGCTTAGTTGGATTATGGGTATTCTGAATCTTAGCTTGAATGATCTCCCAGGCTATTTAAAGAATTGCTTCCTATACTGCAGCCTTTTCCCTGAAGACTACAAGATCAAGAGAAGATGGATCTGCAGGCTTTGGGTCACAGAAGGTCTTGTTGAGGAAAGAGGTGCTGGGACAACAATGGAGGAAGTTGCTGAGTGTTACCTAAACGAGCTCACACGGCGTTCTCTTCTCGAAGTTGCAGAAAGGAATGCTCATGGAAGAGCTAGATCATTTCAGATGCATGACCTTGTGCGTGATGCATGTCTGACTGTTGCGAGCAGAGAGAAGTTTGCCGTTGTATATGGCGCATCTGGTATAAATCAGGTTACCTCTGAAGCCCGCCGTCTGTTTGTTCAGAAGGATGCTCGGTCTTTAAAAGTTGCTGCAGCATCACAGATCCgttcttttattttgttggacACACAAGTAGCATCAACTTGGATACATGACATTTCATCTAATTTTAGACTTATCCGGGTCCTCTGTCTAAGGTTTGCTAACATTCACCAAGTGCCAGGTGTTGTCTCAGACTTACTTAATTTGCACTATTTGGATTTAGCTCACACAAAGGTTAAGCATATACCAGCATCTTTTGGGAAACTTAGGAACCTACAAGTTTTGGACCTCAGGTTCAGCTACGTGGAGCAGCTGCCATGGGAAATAACACTCCTGACTAAACTGAGGCATCTGTATGTATACATGGTGCATGATGTTCAAGAAAGGATATTTGACTGCTTTTCTGCTACAAATATTCTTGGAAATATTTGTTGTCTGGAGAATCTGCAAACCTTACAATCTGTCTCAGCCAATAGAGACATGATTACACAGCTCGGGAACTTGACACTGATGAGAAGTTTGGCTATAATGAAAGTGCGTCAAAACTACATCGCGGAATTATGGGGCTCTTTGGCCAAGATGCCTAGCCTCAGTAGGTTGATTATTTTTGCTAACAGCAAGGATGAGGTTCTTAACCTGGAAATGCTGAAGCCCTTACCGAATCTGAAGTTATTCTGGTTGCGAGGGAGGTTGTATGACGGAGTGCTCCCACAAATATTCGCAAGTTTTGAGAAGCTCGCTACTTTGAAACTTGACTGCTGTTTTCTAAAGAAAGATCCCATTAGCTCATTTGCACACATGCTGAATCTAGTTGATCTCAAACTTTACAAGACTTATGATGGGGAACAATTAAAATTTCGTGCAGGATGGTTTCCCAAGCTCAGTTCTCTTGACTTAGGTGGCATGGAACATCTGAATTCGATTGAGATAGAGGAATGCACAATGAAGGTTTTACATACATTGGAGATGGTTGGCCTAAGGGATCTAAATGCAGTACCTCAAGGCATTAAGCACATTAAGACACTacagaagatgcttctaatagatATGCCAAAGGAGTTCATTGATAGGCTACAAGGAGCTGATAGTTACATAGTTCAGCATATATCTAACATCCAGAGTTTCGAATCCTCCAATTCTCAAGAAG TTAACAAGTTGGTTCTTCTTCCACATCTTGCAAAGAAGTATGGCACAGGTTGGTGGGAGCTTTCTTAA